One genomic region from Streptomyces sp. NBC_00582 encodes:
- a CDS encoding IclR family transcriptional regulator — translation MAGHDGPTLITSVQRAFRLLEAVSAHENGAPAKQLARETGLPLATAYHLLRTLVHDGYVRKLEDGGFVLGDKLGTLTSSGRGQALLSRVRPTLAALRDELATAAYLTFYEEGEIRVAEIVDGPRTPRVDLWVGFEDAGHATALGKSVLRELDEEARQDYLSRHHLADLTPRTITSPPELLRRLDASPVAPAVTDLEEYALGTVCVAVPVYSGDTLGSLGVSLPADRVPRLQEIRDRLLPTADRVTRGLSLTI, via the coding sequence ATGGCTGGGCACGACGGCCCCACGCTCATCACGTCCGTGCAGCGGGCCTTCCGGCTGCTCGAGGCGGTGAGCGCGCACGAGAACGGCGCGCCGGCGAAACAGCTCGCGCGGGAGACGGGGCTGCCGCTGGCCACGGCCTACCACCTGCTGCGGACGCTGGTCCACGACGGATACGTGCGCAAACTGGAGGACGGCGGCTTCGTCCTGGGGGACAAGCTGGGCACGCTGACCAGCTCGGGCCGGGGACAGGCCCTGCTCAGCCGGGTCCGGCCCACCCTCGCCGCGCTGCGCGACGAGCTCGCGACCGCCGCCTACCTCACCTTCTACGAGGAGGGCGAGATCCGCGTCGCCGAGATCGTCGACGGCCCCCGGACGCCCCGCGTCGACCTCTGGGTGGGCTTCGAGGACGCCGGACACGCGACCGCGCTCGGCAAGTCGGTGCTGCGGGAACTGGACGAGGAGGCCCGCCAGGACTACCTCTCCCGCCACCACCTCGCCGACCTCACCCCGAGGACGATCACCAGCCCCCCGGAGCTGCTGCGGCGGCTCGACGCCTCGCCCGTCGCCCCGGCCGTCACGGACCTGGAGGAGTACGCCCTCGGCACGGTCTGCGTCGCCGTGCCCGTCTACAGCGGCGACACGCTCGGCTCGCTCGGGGTCTCCCTGCCGGCGGACCGGGTCCCGAGGCTCCAGGAGATCCGGGACCGGCTGCTCCCGACCGCCGACCGCGTGACCAGG